A portion of the Flavobacterium magnum genome contains these proteins:
- a CDS encoding TonB-dependent receptor: MKIKFQYTALLSFLAMAQFSYSQKQDEDLGNEVVNVVKPYTPTISDAFKVKETPALEDEDNSKKEDIKYNIFSFPVASTFTPSKGRAAAVDKTEQERLFKNYVTLAGGNYGNANAELFVTENVGESGYVGGMLRHFSSQGGINDVMLEDKFSNTSVDLSYGQRQAAGSWTADLGYQNQIYNWYGVREDFFGSDPALYDGVDAKHTYHNFYVASKLTYNDSFFKGASVKFNRFWDSFDSAENRFYVKPSFDFNISDTNIKTDFIVDYVGGEFKNNYFDTGAIRYGYTNFGVHPSFVINRADWTVNLGAAAFYSLDTENSDNKLFIYPQVNASLKVVGDLMVFYAGAEGGLEQNSYRDVTNQNPFVSPTLTIAPTDRQYDIFAGLKGKLSSAVSYNLRGSYTSEKNKPLFKNNSFPEVSGSSLNDFEPYQLGNSFQLAYDDVKTISFYGELKADFSKNVAFGINATFNSYNTSVESEAWNLPALRLATTLDVTITPKWYAGASLFFVGERKDLLQYSSFSEEVATLGSYFDANAHVGFKYNERWTAFLKANNIANQRYEKWLGYPVQQLQVMLGANYKFDF, encoded by the coding sequence ATGAAAATCAAATTCCAATATACTGCCCTTCTGTCATTCCTGGCCATGGCACAATTTTCATATTCCCAAAAGCAGGATGAAGACCTTGGGAATGAAGTCGTAAATGTAGTAAAGCCTTACACGCCCACGATTTCAGATGCCTTTAAAGTAAAAGAAACGCCTGCGCTGGAGGATGAGGACAATTCTAAAAAAGAGGACATCAAATACAACATATTCTCGTTTCCCGTCGCCTCTACCTTTACACCATCAAAAGGTCGCGCCGCTGCGGTCGACAAGACGGAGCAGGAGCGTTTGTTTAAAAATTATGTGACACTCGCCGGCGGAAATTATGGGAACGCCAATGCCGAGTTGTTTGTGACCGAAAATGTAGGGGAAAGCGGCTACGTAGGAGGAATGCTGCGGCACTTTTCATCGCAGGGCGGCATCAACGATGTGATGCTTGAGGATAAATTTTCCAATACCTCAGTGGATCTGTCTTACGGTCAGAGGCAGGCTGCCGGGTCTTGGACGGCTGATCTGGGGTACCAGAACCAGATATACAACTGGTATGGGGTACGCGAAGATTTTTTTGGATCGGACCCCGCTTTGTATGACGGTGTTGACGCAAAACATACATACCATAATTTTTACGTAGCATCGAAACTGACCTACAATGACAGTTTTTTTAAGGGCGCCAGTGTAAAGTTCAACCGGTTTTGGGACTCATTTGATTCAGCCGAGAATCGTTTTTATGTAAAGCCTTCATTCGATTTCAATATTTCCGATACCAACATCAAAACCGATTTCATTGTGGATTATGTAGGAGGCGAGTTCAAAAACAATTATTTTGATACGGGCGCAATCCGCTACGGCTACACCAATTTCGGTGTGCATCCGAGCTTCGTGATCAATCGTGCCGACTGGACCGTCAATCTGGGTGCAGCGGCGTTTTACAGCCTCGACACCGAAAACAGCGACAATAAACTCTTCATTTACCCACAGGTCAATGCCTCACTCAAAGTCGTGGGCGACCTGATGGTATTCTATGCCGGCGCAGAAGGCGGCCTTGAACAAAACTCCTATCGTGATGTCACCAACCAGAATCCATTCGTATCACCTACGTTAACCATAGCGCCCACAGACAGGCAATACGATATTTTCGCAGGACTGAAGGGCAAACTGTCCAGTGCCGTAAGCTACAATCTAAGGGGGTCTTACACCAGTGAAAAAAACAAACCGCTTTTTAAGAATAACAGCTTCCCCGAAGTGTCAGGGAGCAGCCTGAACGACTTCGAGCCATACCAGCTGGGCAATTCGTTTCAACTGGCGTATGACGATGTGAAAACCATCAGCTTTTACGGCGAACTGAAAGCGGATTTCTCAAAGAATGTGGCTTTCGGTATCAATGCGACTTTCAACAGCTATAACACGAGTGTGGAAAGCGAAGCCTGGAACCTGCCGGCTTTGCGGTTGGCTACGACGCTCGATGTGACCATCACACCAAAGTGGTATGCGGGTGCGTCACTTTTCTTTGTGGGCGAGCGTAAGGACCTGCTGCAATACAGCAGCTTCTCTGAAGAGGTCGCGACCTTAGGCAGTTACTTTGATGCCAATGCGCATGTCGGCTTCAAATACAATGAACGCTGGACGGCGTTCCTCAAAGCAAATAACATTGCGAACCAACGATATGAAAAATGGCTGGGCTATCCCGTGCAGCAGTTGCAGGTCATGCTCGGAGCAAACTACAAGTTTGATTTTTAG
- a CDS encoding tetratricopeptide repeat protein — protein MHRFRKLSLLPVLAFSATISAQKSAVYTNELREFNRAVELYNDKQYQSAQIIFEKVSDEAAAQPTAMEVKADCAYYIANCAIRLNQAGADALMEDFVNDYPTSSKQNQAYIEVASYYFEQGQYPDALEWFDKVDESQLSAGETEKFNFQKGYSYFTAKNKKEATKYFNTVANSKEYGSQAKYYLGFMAYESDDYKEADKLFNQVEDQPKYKEKMSYFQADMNFKLGNFQKAIDDGNTAMAKSNAQEKSELNKIIGESYFNLKQYDKAIPYLKEYKGKKGKWNNTDYYLLGYSYYQQGDFENAISQFNKIIDGNDFVAQNAYYHLGESYLKTDRKQQALNAFKNASEMDFDAKIQEDAFLNYAKLSYDIGNSYQPVPDVLSGFLEKYPSNPNKPEIETLLINSFITSKNYKGALALLEKNKSFANKQAYQKVTFYRGLELYTDGSYQEALGMFRKSIGEPRDPRFTARATFWKGETEYVLDNFSESLLSFKQFIGFAEAKSTPENKNINYNLGYAYFKLKEYEQAATYFDAFVKAAKDDRTRLNDAYLRLGDSYFVTAKYWPAMDAYNKAIEMKGVDADYAAFQKAISYGFVGRNEKKIEDLNKFLPAFPKSQYRDDALYELGNTYVTEKKTDDAIRTYDKLVGEAKTGIYASKAVLKQGLVYYNADKDQLALTKFKKVAADYPNTPEALEAVATARLIYVDNGQVDEYASWVKTLSFVEVSDAELDNDTYEAAEKQYLQNNSKQAVSGFVGYIAKFPNGIHALKANFYLAQLYYADGLEDNAAPKYEFVADAPKNEYTEQALVRLSQIYLKVKNYDKAIPKLQRLESEADYPQNVTFAQANLMKSFYEKEDYPSAVTSAEKVLSNPKTDDKVRSDAQIIVARSAVKSNDEAKARTAYAKLLTMAKGEIAAEALYYDAYFKNKDGKFEASNTVVQKLTKDYSGYKYFGAKGLVVMAKNFYGLKDSFQATYILDSVIRNFTDFPDVIDEAKKERDIIQAEESKTNSSIQK, from the coding sequence ATGCACAGATTCCGAAAGCTCTCCTTATTGCCTGTCCTGGCGTTCTCCGCCACCATTTCCGCACAAAAATCCGCTGTCTATACCAATGAGCTCAGGGAATTCAACCGTGCTGTCGAATTGTACAATGACAAGCAATACCAATCCGCGCAGATTATCTTCGAAAAAGTGAGCGACGAGGCCGCCGCGCAGCCGACAGCCATGGAGGTCAAGGCCGATTGCGCTTACTACATCGCCAACTGTGCCATCCGGCTCAATCAGGCAGGTGCTGACGCGTTGATGGAGGATTTCGTCAATGATTATCCGACCAGCAGCAAGCAGAACCAGGCTTACATTGAAGTGGCATCTTATTATTTTGAGCAAGGGCAGTATCCCGATGCATTGGAATGGTTTGATAAGGTCGACGAAAGCCAACTGAGTGCCGGTGAGACCGAAAAGTTCAATTTCCAGAAGGGTTACAGTTATTTCACCGCGAAAAATAAGAAAGAAGCGACCAAATATTTCAATACGGTAGCCAACTCCAAGGAATATGGCTCGCAGGCCAAATACTATCTTGGGTTTATGGCTTACGAATCTGACGATTACAAGGAGGCGGACAAGCTGTTCAACCAGGTCGAGGACCAGCCGAAATACAAAGAGAAAATGTCTTATTTCCAGGCGGATATGAATTTCAAGCTCGGGAATTTTCAAAAAGCGATCGATGACGGAAATACGGCAATGGCAAAGTCTAACGCACAGGAAAAATCGGAACTCAATAAAATCATCGGGGAAAGTTATTTTAATCTGAAGCAATATGACAAAGCCATCCCGTACCTTAAGGAATACAAAGGCAAGAAGGGAAAATGGAACAACACCGACTACTACCTCTTGGGTTATTCCTACTACCAGCAGGGCGATTTTGAAAATGCCATCTCACAATTCAACAAGATTATCGATGGGAACGACTTTGTGGCCCAGAACGCTTATTACCATCTGGGTGAGAGTTACCTCAAGACCGACCGCAAACAGCAGGCACTCAATGCCTTCAAGAACGCTTCTGAAATGGATTTCGATGCCAAGATACAGGAAGACGCCTTCCTGAACTATGCCAAACTGAGCTATGATATCGGAAATTCATACCAACCCGTACCGGATGTGCTGTCGGGTTTTCTAGAAAAATATCCCTCGAACCCTAACAAGCCGGAAATTGAAACCCTGCTGATCAACTCATTCATCACATCTAAAAATTATAAAGGGGCGTTGGCGCTGCTCGAAAAGAACAAAAGTTTTGCGAACAAGCAGGCTTACCAGAAGGTGACCTTTTATCGCGGACTGGAGCTCTACACCGATGGCAGCTACCAGGAGGCGCTGGGGATGTTCAGGAAATCGATTGGAGAACCACGGGATCCGCGTTTCACGGCGCGTGCTACATTCTGGAAAGGGGAAACGGAATACGTTTTGGACAACTTTTCAGAGTCATTACTGAGCTTTAAGCAGTTTATCGGTTTCGCCGAGGCCAAATCGACTCCCGAAAACAAGAACATTAATTACAACCTCGGATACGCCTATTTCAAATTGAAAGAATACGAACAGGCCGCCACCTATTTCGACGCATTCGTAAAAGCCGCAAAAGACGACAGGACCAGGCTAAACGACGCATACCTGCGTTTGGGCGACAGCTACTTCGTTACGGCGAAATACTGGCCCGCCATGGACGCGTACAACAAGGCCATTGAAATGAAGGGCGTTGATGCGGATTATGCCGCGTTCCAGAAAGCCATCAGTTACGGTTTCGTGGGCAGGAATGAGAAAAAGATTGAGGACCTGAATAAATTCCTCCCGGCATTCCCGAAATCGCAGTACCGCGACGATGCTTTGTACGAACTCGGAAACACGTATGTTACCGAAAAGAAAACCGACGACGCGATCAGGACCTATGACAAACTGGTGGGCGAAGCCAAAACTGGCATCTACGCCTCGAAGGCGGTCCTTAAACAGGGTCTTGTATATTATAACGCCGACAAAGATCAGCTGGCCCTTACCAAATTCAAGAAGGTGGCGGCAGACTATCCGAACACGCCCGAGGCACTTGAAGCCGTGGCCACTGCACGATTGATCTATGTGGATAACGGACAGGTTGACGAGTATGCGTCATGGGTAAAAACACTGTCGTTTGTAGAAGTCTCTGATGCCGAACTGGATAACGATACCTATGAAGCGGCGGAAAAGCAATATTTACAAAACAACTCAAAACAGGCCGTTTCAGGGTTTGTTGGCTATATTGCCAAATTCCCCAACGGTATCCATGCGCTCAAGGCGAACTTCTACCTTGCGCAGTTGTATTATGCCGACGGACTCGAAGACAATGCCGCGCCTAAATACGAATTTGTCGCCGATGCACCGAAAAATGAATACACCGAGCAGGCTTTGGTAAGGCTGTCGCAGATATACCTCAAAGTGAAGAATTACGATAAGGCCATTCCGAAACTGCAGCGTCTTGAATCGGAAGCCGATTACCCGCAAAACGTCACTTTTGCGCAGGCCAACCTGATGAAATCTTTCTACGAAAAAGAAGACTATCCGTCAGCGGTGACTTCGGCCGAGAAAGTGTTGTCCAATCCGAAAACGGACGATAAGGTGCGCAGCGATGCCCAGATTATTGTCGCGCGTTCGGCGGTGAAGTCAAATGATGAAGCCAAAGCCAGGACCGCTTACGCGAAACTCCTGACGATGGCAAAAGGGGAAATTGCCGCCGAAGCGCTGTATTACGACGCCTACTTTAAGAATAAGGACGGCAAGTTTGAAGCATCGAATACGGTAGTGCAGAAACTGACGAAAGATTATTCCGGCTATAAATATTTTGGTGCGAAAGGACTGGTGGTCATGGCCAAAAATTTCTACGGATTGAAGGACTCGTTTCAGGCAACGTACATCCTGGACAGTGTCATAAGGAACTTCACCGATTTCCCCGATGTAATCGATGAGGCCAAAAAAGAACGGGACATCATCCAGGCGGAAGAATCCAAAACCAATTCATCGATACAGAAGTAA
- a CDS encoding cell division ATP-binding protein FtsE, with translation MPQPVVSLKNVNIFQDNNLILSDVNLEVQEGEFIYIIGKSGTGKSSLVKTLYADLPLEEGEAQVVEYDLMRMKESQIPFLRRKIGIVFQDFKLLPDRSINDNMLFVLKATGWKDPAAMQEKISEVLEKVDMKKLGNKMPHQLSGGEQQRVAIARALLNDPELILADEPTGNLDPQTSVEVLEVLRKINGNGKTVIMATHDYALLLKFPSKTLKCEGGTMFEVVQKTV, from the coding sequence ATGCCACAGCCTGTCGTATCGCTCAAAAATGTCAACATTTTCCAGGACAACAACCTGATCCTTTCTGATGTCAATCTCGAAGTACAGGAAGGGGAGTTCATTTACATCATCGGGAAATCCGGGACGGGGAAAAGCAGCCTCGTGAAGACGCTGTATGCAGACCTGCCGCTGGAAGAAGGCGAAGCGCAGGTGGTGGAATACGACCTGATGAGAATGAAGGAATCGCAAATCCCGTTCCTGAGGCGTAAAATCGGCATCGTATTCCAGGATTTCAAGTTGCTTCCTGACCGAAGCATCAATGACAACATGCTTTTTGTACTCAAAGCCACTGGCTGGAAGGATCCCGCCGCAATGCAGGAGAAAATCAGCGAAGTCCTTGAAAAGGTCGATATGAAGAAACTCGGCAACAAAATGCCACACCAATTATCCGGCGGCGAACAGCAGCGTGTAGCCATCGCGCGCGCCCTGCTCAACGATCCGGAACTCATCCTGGCCGATGAGCCCACCGGAAACCTGGATCCACAGACCAGCGTGGAGGTTTTGGAAGTATTGCGGAAAATCAACGGCAACGGAAAAACGGTTATTATGGCCACCCACGATTACGCGCTGCTGCTTAAATTCCCTTCCAAGACCCTAAAATGCGAAGGCGGAACCATGTTTGAAGTGGTACAGAAAACGGTCTGA
- a CDS encoding glycosyltransferase family 2 protein — MNTLSIVIPVYNEGNTVHLILDKVKKSTLPNHISKQIIIVNDGSADHTAAAVAAYMQQNADLDIRYFEHAKNKGKGAALHTGIAHATGEYTIIQDADLEYDPNEYALLLQPVIDGFADVVYGSRFAGGNAHRVLFFWHTIGNKFLTFLSNMTTNLNITDMESCYKLFDTRMLQSLRLKEKRFGFEPEVTAKISKIPKIRIYEVGISYYGRTYEEGKKINWKDGFRAIYCIFRYGF; from the coding sequence ATGAATACCCTATCCATCGTCATCCCGGTTTACAACGAGGGGAACACCGTACACCTGATTTTGGATAAAGTCAAGAAAAGCACCCTTCCCAACCACATCTCCAAACAAATCATCATCGTAAACGATGGCTCGGCAGATCATACGGCCGCTGCCGTAGCAGCATACATGCAGCAAAACGCCGATCTTGACATCCGCTATTTCGAGCACGCGAAAAATAAGGGGAAAGGCGCCGCACTCCATACCGGAATCGCGCACGCCACCGGTGAATATACTATTATCCAGGATGCGGACCTCGAATATGATCCCAACGAATATGCGTTGCTATTGCAGCCCGTAATCGATGGTTTCGCCGATGTGGTCTACGGTTCGCGGTTTGCAGGAGGCAATGCGCACCGCGTGCTGTTCTTCTGGCACACGATCGGGAACAAATTCCTGACCTTCCTGTCTAATATGACGACGAACCTCAACATCACCGACATGGAGAGCTGCTACAAGCTTTTCGATACCCGGATGCTGCAATCGCTGCGCCTGAAAGAAAAGCGCTTCGGATTCGAACCCGAAGTGACGGCAAAAATCTCTAAAATTCCTAAGATCCGGATTTATGAAGTGGGCATTTCCTATTACGGCCGGACGTACGAAGAAGGTAAAAAAATTAACTGGAAAGACGGATTTCGCGCGATATACTGCATTTTCCGGTATGGATTCTGA
- a CDS encoding 2OG-Fe(II) oxygenase — translation MTREAIADLILQKLQSHKAALHSQFVAVEHAIGYFFIDDLLPEPLAIQVNALFPKPSEMVLKKSLREDKYVAAQMNLYHPLLEEVIYAFQDPRVVTLIGEICNISDILPDENLYAGGLSMMGHRQFLNPHLDNSHDKDRERWRVLNLLYYVTPDWQESYGGNLELWPDGLKGKPVTIHSKFNRLAVMATHNHSMHSVSPVVYEGYRCCVSNYYFSKSPLLATDTFHVTSFRGRPGNTLSDAVLQADAWLRMLVRKVFKKGLRENPHVYKKPE, via the coding sequence ATGACAAGGGAAGCCATAGCCGATTTAATCCTTCAGAAACTCCAATCGCACAAAGCTGCCCTTCATTCGCAGTTTGTGGCTGTTGAGCATGCCATCGGTTATTTTTTTATTGACGACCTGCTTCCTGAGCCATTGGCCATACAGGTGAATGCCCTATTCCCGAAACCCAGTGAGATGGTGCTCAAGAAAAGCCTGCGCGAGGACAAATATGTTGCGGCGCAGATGAACCTGTACCATCCGCTTCTTGAAGAGGTGATCTACGCTTTTCAGGATCCACGGGTGGTAACACTCATTGGTGAAATCTGCAATATCAGTGACATCCTGCCCGACGAAAACCTCTATGCAGGCGGCCTTTCGATGATGGGGCACCGGCAGTTCCTCAATCCGCACCTGGACAATTCGCATGATAAGGACCGCGAACGGTGGCGGGTGCTCAACCTGCTTTATTATGTCACGCCCGACTGGCAGGAAAGCTACGGTGGCAATCTCGAACTGTGGCCGGACGGATTAAAGGGTAAGCCGGTGACGATCCACAGTAAATTCAACCGCCTGGCGGTGATGGCAACGCACAACCATTCCATGCATTCGGTGTCGCCGGTGGTTTATGAGGGCTATCGTTGCTGTGTATCAAATTACTATTTTTCCAAATCCCCACTGCTGGCGACAGATACGTTTCATGTGACGTCGTTTCGCGGCAGGCCGGGAAACACGCTTTCCGATGCCGTGCTTCAGGCCGATGCCTGGCTTCGGATGCTCGTCAGGAAAGTGTTTAAGAAGGGTTTGCGCGAAAATCCGCACGTGTATAAAAAACCGGAATAG
- a CDS encoding glycosyltransferase, which yields MHERALHIISMDNPFPPDFGGVIDVFFKIRALHRIGYRIYLHTFAEEIPASCPQLEAITEKVFYYRFSGNPLWLLSTKPFSVMTRNDASLHRNLAGIPAPILFEGLKTTYLVNAGRLDGFTKILRLHNIEQDYFKGISRTETSLLKKFAFWMEAVKFRAYERVIRSFDHTLALSLFEEKYIQRKFGNASYVPVFHGNEAVADLSGTGKFALYHGDLNTADNREAVRFLINAFKEIPDVRLVIASGSGEGFVRRIIRGQSNAAFIALKDFSHLKSLMAEAHINVCWSFQQSGTKLKVINALFNGRFCIINDNITDDPNVSDLCITANDKKQLIDAVNLLKDKTYDDFQRRQAMMKSCLDDGANALLIDKILRNQ from the coding sequence ATGCACGAACGAGCCCTTCACATCATCAGTATGGACAATCCTTTTCCGCCCGATTTCGGTGGTGTGATTGATGTCTTTTTTAAGATCAGGGCGCTGCACCGGATCGGATACAGGATTTACCTGCACACCTTCGCTGAGGAAATTCCCGCATCCTGCCCGCAACTCGAGGCCATCACCGAAAAGGTATTTTATTACCGGTTTTCCGGCAATCCGCTGTGGCTTTTGTCGACAAAGCCGTTTTCGGTGATGACGAGAAACGACGCGTCATTACACCGAAACCTGGCAGGCATACCGGCTCCGATACTGTTTGAAGGCTTGAAAACCACCTACCTCGTTAACGCCGGAAGGCTCGATGGGTTCACAAAAATATTGCGGCTGCACAACATCGAACAGGATTATTTTAAAGGGATTTCCAGAACCGAAACTTCGCTGTTGAAAAAGTTTGCCTTCTGGATGGAAGCCGTAAAATTCCGTGCCTACGAGCGCGTGATCCGTTCATTCGATCATACGCTCGCCCTGTCGCTTTTTGAAGAAAAGTACATTCAACGGAAATTCGGAAATGCATCCTACGTACCCGTTTTCCACGGTAATGAGGCCGTCGCAGATCTGTCGGGGACAGGAAAATTTGCGCTATACCACGGCGATTTAAACACGGCGGATAACCGGGAGGCGGTCCGTTTCCTCATAAATGCATTTAAGGAAATCCCAGATGTCAGGCTTGTCATCGCATCAGGTTCAGGCGAAGGTTTTGTGCGCAGGATCATTCGCGGCCAAAGCAACGCCGCATTTATTGCGTTGAAGGATTTTTCCCATCTGAAATCGTTGATGGCCGAAGCGCACATCAACGTCTGCTGGTCGTTTCAGCAGTCGGGAACAAAACTCAAAGTCATCAACGCGCTCTTTAACGGCCGGTTTTGCATTATCAATGACAATATTACCGACGACCCGAACGTTAGTGACCTTTGCATTACCGCCAACGACAAGAAGCAGCTTATCGATGCCGTAAATCTGCTGAAAGACAAAACGTATGACGATTTCCAGCGGCGTCAGGCCATGATGAAAAGTTGCCTTGACGATGGCGCCAATGCGTTACTAATCGATAAAATCCTTCGGAATCAATGA